In Triticum urartu cultivar G1812 chromosome 6, Tu2.1, whole genome shotgun sequence, the following proteins share a genomic window:
- the LOC125512187 gene encoding uncharacterized protein LOC125512187, with translation MDSGSDSDSAPEELTAVQGVEKHEEISKVEKDSAVRATQEEKDRRKRWAQRKTSSKPNKKKPLKVEDKDTEVDEETHAMPGTLPKSVIEMLAAREKQTFSSDSEEENVNQKVQKKKKRLKTATTGPETILLKDVRSTEHIKKALEFLSRRKNQVPRSNAVLKNPNAMRLFNKPNFTS, from the exons ATGGATAGCGGAAGCGACTCCGACAGCGCCCCCGAGGAGCTCACCGCCGTCCAG GGTGTGGAGAAACATGAAGAAATCAGCAAAGTAGAGAAGGACAGCGCTGTCAG AGCAACCCAGGAGGAGAAAGACCGGAGGAAACGCTGGGCCCAACGGAAAACATCCTCAAAACCGAATAAAAAGAAGCCTCTGAAAGTAGAAGATAAAGATACAGAAGTGGATGAGGAGACACATGCTATGCCTGGGACACTTCCCAAGAGCGTAATTGAAATGCTTGCAGCACGTGAGAA GCAAACCTTCTCATCAGATTCTGAGGAAGAAAATGTAAACCAAAAggtccaaaagaagaagaaaagattGAAAACTGCAACTACTGG ACCTGAAACAATTCTGCTGAAAGATGTTCGGTCAACGGAGCACATTAAAAAGGCCCTCGAATTCCTGAGTCGCAGGAAAAACCAGGTGCCAAGATCCAATGCAGTTTTGAAGAATCCTAATGCTATGCGTCTCTTTAATAAACCTAATTTCACGAGTTGA
- the LOC125512188 gene encoding PTI1-like tyrosine-protein kinase At3g15890 isoform X1, translating into MGWLSCCKRSNGAQPGRKKKKKDTTWRIFSLKELQLATNNFNYDNKLGEGGFGSVYWGQLWDGSQIAVKRLKSWSNKAEKEFAVEVEVLARVRHKSLLSLRGYCAEGQERLIVYDYMQNLSLHSHLHGQHAAECHLGWERRMNIAIDSAEGIAYLHHHAIPHIIHRDVKASNVLLDANYQARVADFGFAKLIPDGATHVTTKVKGTLGYLAPEYAMLGKAKESCDVYSFGVLLLELASGKKPVEKINPTTKLTITEWALPLAREQKFKEMADPKLGDSFAEAEVKRMVLVGLACTQTKPEQRPVMSEVVEMLKGESAEKFSILENDDLFKPQQTTSSVQGTSGPCSSDAITEEKESKEDTIEEATDSSETVPSAR; encoded by the exons ATGGGGTGGCTTTCCTGCTGCAAGCGGTCCAACGG GGCCCAACCCGgcaggaagaagaagaagaaggacacGACATGGCGCATCTTCTCACTAAAGGAGCTTCAGTTGGCGACCAACAATTTCAACTATGATAACAAGCTTGGTGAAGGTGGATTCGGTAGTGTCTACTGGGGCCAGCTCTGGGACGGATCACAG ATTGCGGTGAAAAGGCTCAAGAGTTGGAGCAACAAGGCTGAAAAGGAGTTTGCTGTCGAGGTCGAGGTTTTGGCACGAGTGCGGCATAAGAGCCTCTTGAGCTTACGTGGATATTGCGCTGAAGGCCAGGAGCGTCTGATAGTCTACGACTATATGCAGAACCTGAGCTTGCACTCTCACCTGCACGGACAGCATGCAGCTGAATGCCATCTTGGTTGGGAGCGAAGAATGAACATCGCCATTGATTCGGCTGAGGGCATCGC TTATCTTCATCACCATGCGATCCCACATATCATCCATAGAGACGTCAAGGCGAGCAACGTTCTCTTGGATGCGAATTACCAAGCGCGGGTCGCCGATTTCGGGTTTGCGAAACTCATACCAGATGGTGCGACCCATGTCACTACAAAGGTGAAAGGCACTCTCGGTTACCTCGCGCCGGAGTATGCGATGCTTGGCAAGGCAAAAGAGAGCTGCGATGTCTACAGCTTCGGAGTGCTCCTGCTGGAGCTTGCCAGCGGAAAGAAGCCGGTCGAGAAGATAAACCCTACGACGAAGCTCACCATCACCGAGTGGGCGCTTCCACTCGCCCGTGAGCAGAAGTTCAAGGAGATGGCTGACCCAAAGCTGGGGGATAGCTTTGCCGAGGCCGAGGTGAAGCGGATGGTGCTCGTCGGGCTTGCTTGCACTCAGACCAAGCCAGAACAGAGGCCGGTGATGTCCGAGGTTGTGGAGATGCTCAAGGGGGAATCTGCCGAGAAGTTCTCCATCTTGGAGAATGACGATCTGTTCAAGCCTCAACAGACGACCAGCTCCGTCCAGGGCACCTCTGGCCCCTGCAGCTCGGACGCCATCACTGAAGAGAAGGAATCGAAAGAGGATACCATCGAGGAGGCGACTGATTCGAGCGAGACGGTTCCCTCAGCTAGGTAG
- the LOC125512188 gene encoding PTI1-like tyrosine-protein kinase At3g15890 isoform X2, with protein MGWLSCCKRSNGKKKKKDTTWRIFSLKELQLATNNFNYDNKLGEGGFGSVYWGQLWDGSQIAVKRLKSWSNKAEKEFAVEVEVLARVRHKSLLSLRGYCAEGQERLIVYDYMQNLSLHSHLHGQHAAECHLGWERRMNIAIDSAEGIAYLHHHAIPHIIHRDVKASNVLLDANYQARVADFGFAKLIPDGATHVTTKVKGTLGYLAPEYAMLGKAKESCDVYSFGVLLLELASGKKPVEKINPTTKLTITEWALPLAREQKFKEMADPKLGDSFAEAEVKRMVLVGLACTQTKPEQRPVMSEVVEMLKGESAEKFSILENDDLFKPQQTTSSVQGTSGPCSSDAITEEKESKEDTIEEATDSSETVPSAR; from the exons ATGGGGTGGCTTTCCTGCTGCAAGCGGTCCAACGG gaagaagaagaagaaggacacGACATGGCGCATCTTCTCACTAAAGGAGCTTCAGTTGGCGACCAACAATTTCAACTATGATAACAAGCTTGGTGAAGGTGGATTCGGTAGTGTCTACTGGGGCCAGCTCTGGGACGGATCACAG ATTGCGGTGAAAAGGCTCAAGAGTTGGAGCAACAAGGCTGAAAAGGAGTTTGCTGTCGAGGTCGAGGTTTTGGCACGAGTGCGGCATAAGAGCCTCTTGAGCTTACGTGGATATTGCGCTGAAGGCCAGGAGCGTCTGATAGTCTACGACTATATGCAGAACCTGAGCTTGCACTCTCACCTGCACGGACAGCATGCAGCTGAATGCCATCTTGGTTGGGAGCGAAGAATGAACATCGCCATTGATTCGGCTGAGGGCATCGC TTATCTTCATCACCATGCGATCCCACATATCATCCATAGAGACGTCAAGGCGAGCAACGTTCTCTTGGATGCGAATTACCAAGCGCGGGTCGCCGATTTCGGGTTTGCGAAACTCATACCAGATGGTGCGACCCATGTCACTACAAAGGTGAAAGGCACTCTCGGTTACCTCGCGCCGGAGTATGCGATGCTTGGCAAGGCAAAAGAGAGCTGCGATGTCTACAGCTTCGGAGTGCTCCTGCTGGAGCTTGCCAGCGGAAAGAAGCCGGTCGAGAAGATAAACCCTACGACGAAGCTCACCATCACCGAGTGGGCGCTTCCACTCGCCCGTGAGCAGAAGTTCAAGGAGATGGCTGACCCAAAGCTGGGGGATAGCTTTGCCGAGGCCGAGGTGAAGCGGATGGTGCTCGTCGGGCTTGCTTGCACTCAGACCAAGCCAGAACAGAGGCCGGTGATGTCCGAGGTTGTGGAGATGCTCAAGGGGGAATCTGCCGAGAAGTTCTCCATCTTGGAGAATGACGATCTGTTCAAGCCTCAACAGACGACCAGCTCCGTCCAGGGCACCTCTGGCCCCTGCAGCTCGGACGCCATCACTGAAGAGAAGGAATCGAAAGAGGATACCATCGAGGAGGCGACTGATTCGAGCGAGACGGTTCCCTCAGCTAGGTAG
- the LOC125512190 gene encoding desmethyl-deoxy-podophyllotoxin synthase-like — MAAELPFYLLLLPLLAIVPLLYLAVSRGRPGSGRRLPPSPWALPVIGHLHHLAGALPHRAMRDLARRHGPLMLLRFGEVPVVVASSPDAAREIMKTHDVTFATRPIGPMQRRIMEGAEGLLFSPYGDAWRQLRKICTVELLSTRRVHSFRPIREDEIGHLLRSVASEASPARPVNLSERIATFVADSSVRAIIGSRTPNRDTFLRLLEEGLKVIPGMSLPDIFPSSRLAMRLSRVPGQIERRRGAMLGFIDTIIEERENRDAAATGIEEHDEDLLDVLLRLQKDMDSQYPLTTLNIKTVIIDMFAAGSETSSTMIQWAMAELMRNPTVMQKAQEEVRRELAGHDKVTEDGLTNLHYLQLVIKETLRLHPAAPLLLPHECRSPCEVLGFDVPQGAMVLVNAWAIGRDPAHWDAPEEFIPERFQEQGGMDGRDFKGTDFEFVPFGAGRRMCPGMSFGLAHVELALAALLFHFDWELPEGMAPEEMDMTEAAGITTRRRSDLLVICIPRVPVSME, encoded by the exons ATGGCCGCCGAGCTCCCGTTCTACCTGCTCCTCCTTCCCCTCCTAGCCATAGTCCCGCTCCTCTACCTGGCGGTGTCCCGCGGGAGGCCCGGCTCCGGCCGGCGGCTGCCCCCGTCGCCCTGGGCGCTGCCGGTGATCGGCCACCTGCACCACCTCGCCGGCGCGCTCCCGCACCGCGCCATGCGGGACCTCGCGCGGCGCCACGGCCCGCTCATGCTGCTCCGCTTCGGCGAGGTCCCCGTGGTGGTCGCCTCCTCCCCGGACGCGGCGCGGGAGATCATGAAGACCCACGACGTCACCTTCGCCACGCGGCCCATCGGGCCCATGCAGCGCCGCATCATGGAGGGCGCCGAGGGCCTCCTCTTCTCGCCCTACGGCGACGCGTGGCGCCAGCTCCGTAAGATCTGCACCGTCGAGCTCCTCAGCACCCGCCGCGTCCACTCCTTCCGCCCCATCCGCGAGGACGAGATCGGCCACCTCCTCCGCTCCGTCGCGTCGGAggcgtcgccggcgaggccgGTGAACCTGTCCGAGCGGATAGCGACGTTCGTCGCGGACTCCTCGGTGCGTGCCATCATCGGCAGCCGGACGCCGAACCGCGACACGTTCCTGAGGCTGCTGGAGGAGGGGCTCAAGGTCATCCCTGGGATGAGTCTGCCGGACATTTTCCCGTCGTCGCGTCTCGCGATGCGCCTCAGCCGCGTGCCAGGGCAGATCGAGCGTCGCCGTGGCGCCATGCTCGGTTTCATCGACACTATCATCGAGGAGCGCGAGAACAGAGACGCCGCCGCTACCGGCATCGAGGAACACGACGAGGACTTACTTGACGTGCTGCTGAGGCTCCAGAAGGACATGGACTCCCAGTATCCCCTCACCACCTTGAACATCAAAACCGTCATCATT GACATGTTTGCTGCTGGCAGCGAGACCTCGTCCACGATGATCCAGTGGGCGATGGCCGAGCTGATGCGTAACCCGACGGTGATGCAGAAGGCGCAAGAAGAGGTCCGGAGAGAGCTCGCCGGCCACGACAAGGTGACGGAGGATGGCCTGACAAACCTGCACTACCTGCAGCTCGTCATCAAGGAGACGCTCCGGCTGCACCCCGCGGCGCCGCTGCTCCTGCCGCATGAGTGCCGCAGCCCGTGCGAAGTGCTCGGGTTCGACGTGCCCCAGGGCGCGATGGTGCTCGTGAACGCGTGGGCAATCGGCAGGGACCCGGCGCACTGGGATGCGCCGGAGGAGTTCATACCGGAGAGGTTCCAGGAACAAGGTGGCATGGACGGCAGGGACTTCAAGGGAACGGACTTTGAGTTCGTGCCGTTCGGCGCCGGCAGGAGGATGTGCCCCGGCATGTCGTTCGGTCTGGCCCACGTCGAGCTCGCGCTGGCGGCGCTGCTGTTCCACTTCGACTGGGAGCTGCCGGAGGGGATGGCCCCCGAGGAGATGGACATGACCGAGGCGGCCGGCATCACCACGCGCCGGCGGTCTGACTTGTTGGTGATTTGTATCCCCCGTGTCCCAGTGTCGATGGAGTAA